The stretch of DNA AagcaaaactgacattttaatatatactttaaatttaatgtgttttgaGTTTGGCAAAGGTAAACTTTCTATGCAGGAATTGTGTGCATTGGTTCAGTGGAGGCAGGAAAGGTTTAGTACAGGAGGTTGATCACTCGAGTAACaactccatgtttaaaatgcatctctGGAGAAATGTCATGATGTTTTCAGGTGTGCAGGGTATTCAATTTTGAAGTCGTGATACATACAGGTGTTTGGAAAGAAGGCCTCATCTACTGCACTATGACAGCAAACCTCAACTCAGCTTTCACCACACTCTGGCTTCCTCTGGAAACAGCAGTTTCCCAGTCCTGATCTTTCAGCTGAATTATCAGATATAATATTGTAGGTTCACcctacagagaaacagaaatagACTTGGCATGACACACTAAGACATAATACTGACTTTCCGTTGACTGTGACTATTTCAGTTGGTGTGGCAACAGTTTATTTTATCATACTTAATGAGGGGGTCAGAAATGTAAGTcaagaaaaacaagtttattcTTGAAGTCAATGCCTatacatcatgaagaaaaatgctttaataatgatCCCATGCCTATTAACTATTAATTTACATTGGTGCCCACCtcgggagtttggtgtgttcttaatgtgtctgtatgggtttcctttgCGTGCTCCTGGTTTCCTTACATGATCCAAACACaaattggcaggtggattggctactcaaaagtgtccatagtgtgagtgtgtgagtgaatgtgtggtgccctgtgaaggactagtgccctgtcCTGACTAGTGACCTTGCGcagagtgactccaggtagtACGTACATATTTTGTacccaccacaaccttgaactggacaagcagacaatgaatgaatacatgaatgaatgacagcacagaagccacattgatgcaataattgttaaattattGTTTAGGTCAAATAACAACCTGCAAGCTTCTTTCAAGTCCTTTCTCATCTCAACGTCAATGTGGCGATGTGTATTTTAGAGAGTACAGCTGTAAATCTATCGCTGAACTGGTGAATTTTTTTCACTGTTAGAGTATGGATTCCATTGACATCATCAGACaattgtaaaaacaaagcagaacacaaCAGATGAAAGCTTCATTATAATAATCCAAGAAATTATATCAATAAAGACAATAGTGTAGCACAAATAAAGAATAAGGAAACAATATTAGACaaaagaatattaataatggccttacagtaaaaaaactaatatatatCTAGTATGCCAGTCATTATGATCTGTACAAAGCcataaatattttcagaattataaAAGACACAATAATACTTACATGATAGTGGTTCACTTGTCACAAGCACTGGGCATTTGGTGACAATCTGTTGACTTCTGTGCCTGATAAAATTACTGAAACGTTCAGATCTCTGCAACATTGAAAACAGTGGctgatgctggtctttcaaggaggggaagctcaatttcggcctatatcataaaatgtgttggtttatttatacgtaaattctaccctccgttccttttcaagaaaatgatctgtgaccctgtcgtaccaacaaggcgtcttttccagggacttgactagtgtcctctcaatggccagcagagctaggctgcttaaacggccttggcccatgtgatgtgtgtccgcctgtgctcccacggatctttacaccaaaggatcgctgattcgctcattttgctgtcaatcaaaaagggattcagcctcagacagatcatccaatcatcatgcagaagctgagcgtccgggccagccgaggccagcccactgccccatagacccccagagatgctgagcgtccgatgggcgggacaaagcccagcatttatccaatcactcgtctcatttcgctgcacttcgctgcttcaccatagaactctgtggacgctcagcgtcctcactgtttaaatcactgtgaaactgcgggaacgattgagaggaaagcaacgtttttaccagtgataagaagctgatcctgaacaaaagttgagtgggttgtagtgcatatttattcaatgacttgtacacacaacagtatatatttgatcacttatttttttacaatttaggggaagctgagcttcccttgcaatctcagagcaatcgccactgactGAAAAGTGGCACATTGTGTGCCTTTTGCTTGAGTGACATATGCAAGGTGTGCTGAAGGATGAACAGTATTGACTCAAAACATGTATgctttcattaataatcagatcaCCGCttataagttttaaaatattattactaattctacaatacaataaaatacacactTGCATTAGTGTTCCCCACAACCTttatatttcacagttaaacctTTGGGAACATGAACATACTCCATGTTGGATacctgtgtgaaaaaaaaaaaactgtcagtctaacaaaatattgtatcatatgtaaatgttttggtgCACCTGATAAAACTATAtgtattgattttctaagtaaaagtAATAACAGAGTACAATACATTGATATTTTATGCACAACTTCCAATAAAAGTACCGTTCATCTgatgattttcacatatttggaaAAGCACAAATGTGGCCTGCACAAATGGTACTGTATGATTTTACTTTCCAGCCCAGCACTTCTTTTGATATTTGGTTAACATTCGCATTGTTAGCAAGGTGGCTTGCATGTAACTGCAACGCAGacctgctgaaataaatgtcaaaaacattactgttaataatgtaatattactttgattttttttttatacagaatGGGTTAACTATTATCCTCATCTACTCCTTCACTTGTCTTCACTGAGATGCTAACCTAGCATAGATGTTGCTTTGCTAGAGCTCTTTTAATACTTATACGTTACCAGAATGAGTGAAACTAAAAttttattaagattaaatatCACTTACCTCTGAATATACGAGCCTCCTCCGCTGTTTTAATAATGCCTGCTTCCACAAAACGTTGAAAAATCATCTGCTAAAATTTATTTTAGCTCTCAAACTCAGAGTAACCGTTATATGAAGAggagggtctctctctctctctctctctctctctctctctctctctctctctctctctctctctctctctctctctcaactgaCTTGTTTAAAACGCATTCCGGACGTCCACTGACATTATTTATTGGTCCCAAAATAATAGACACCAtatggacgtccactgacgttaacCGGTCCCAAAttaactgacttgtttaaaacacattacGGACGTCCACTGACGCTATCAATTTGTCCTGAAATAACTGACctgttttcaatgcatttcagACATCCATTGATGTTgttaattggtcctgaaataactgacttgttttctattcattttggatgtccactgatgtttaaaatatgtccttgatggaccgcctacttttagaccttttttgaacgtccagggacattccttgtttactgggatattttattttattttttttttaaccatatatCAGGTGGAGAGAAAACACATGCTAAAAACAGAATATTTGATAGAATAAAAGTTTTAGTAATATCTATTCTAGTCttataatttagttttttatcTTTCCACTCTGATTGAGATTTAATAAAAAACGTTATATCATCAGCATATgcagtaattattattatttttttatctccTAATTTAACACCCTGAAGCCTCTGGTCTGTTTGAATGTTCATTATTAATGGACTTATAGCCAAAACATAAAGTGCTGCACTAAGTGGACAACCTTGTTTAACAcctctatatattttaaactgttCGGTTAAATGTCCATTTACATTAATCTGTATTTTAGACTCAACATATAGACACATAATCATTCTAATAAAAGTTAATGgaaatttatacatttttaacacttcCCATAAATATTCTCTAGAGATATAGTCAAACGCTTTCTTTTGATCTAAAACGACTATGTAAAAGTATTCATTGGTTTTAGTACAAACTAGCTCTCTTAAAATACCTAAATTATCCCACATCAATCTTCCTTTAATAGCACGGGTCTGTTCTTTGCTGATAATTCCATCAAGAACATTCTGCAACCTATTCATAATGAGTTTTGCATAAattttataatcaatattcattaaagTAAGATGTCTTCAATTATTGATATAAATTTTATCACCTTTTTTATATAATAGTGACAGCACACCTTCATGAAAGGTGTCGTACATAAATCCTTGTTCCACACCTTCGTTAAATACTCTAGTTAATAATTGGGATATATCATATATACATTTGTTATAAAATTCAGCAGGTAACCTTTCTTTTCCAAgatacttttttaaatttaattgttttattgctgtGATGACTTCACTTTCTATTATTCTGTCTGCTAAAAATTCATAATCATTATTATATTCAAAATTTAAgtattttctaaaatgtttattatctattttaatttatttatacatctcTTGAtataatatttgaatatattttctaaTCTTGTCAGGCTGATTAACAATTTTACCCTTTTCTGAATAGATTTATCCAATATAAGAggtttgtttcctttttgtgtATTAAGACCTAATTTTAGCTTTATTATGAATTTCCTCCATATTAGCACCTGGAAGAGTTTGTAGATTTGAATATAGATCATTATTCATTGAATCTATTTGTTCCCTCAATTTTGACATAATactttcatcttcatcacttCTCTTTGTgcactttaatttaatatattgcatcaatgttaaattatatttttcatttttttccttatAGTACGCCCTGCATTTTCCTTTGAAAAAAGTCTTATCTGTATTTTTAGAACTTCCCACAGCTCTCGATAATTTTTAGTGAAaaattttaaagattttattctaTCAATCTCTCCTTTTAAATCTAATAATACTGCAGGAATTtctaatatttgtgtgtttaatttcCAATAATTCTTTTTAGTTTCAccctttacatttaaattacagaTTACAGCTAAATGATCAGAATCaataatcatttttgttttataagaaACCTCTAACACTTCATTTATATAAATTCTATCAATTCTGGTCTTATAAATAGTACTAAATCTGGTACAATCTATTTTATTAGGGTATAGTATTctaaaaacatcagaaaaacCTTGTTCTAACatcattctttttaaaaagggaccTTCTTTCCGTATAACTCCTGGATTTGTTGTTATTCTATCTATATAATCTGTTATTGTATTAAAATCACCACAAACAATTGTCAAAAAACCTGTACATAATAACACTTTCAATTTCTTAAAAAGCTGGATTTTTTTCACTGTACTTTGTGCTGTATAGACATTAataattctcatttttctaCCACTGTGGAAGCAATCAATATACATTAGTCTTCCAGGAATAATTTCTCTACCTCTTATAATCtggaaataattattataaaatagaaAACCAACACCATCTGCTTTGCAATCACCAACAGAAAAATAGGAGGGTCCTTTAATCCATAGTTTTCCTGTTTCATTGATATCATCTAATGTAGCTAATCTTGTTTCTTGAATACAAACtaaatctaaatattatttactTAAAGATTCTAATTTTCTCTCCTTGTTTAATTTAGACTGAATCCCCCGTACGTTACAAGTGGCTATTCTAATACCTACAGTGGACATATTTTATTATGGATtttgatttcttttcttttttagaacacttttttgtttgcaTTACCTACTTTTCTTGGTGACAATTTGCGGTTTTTCTGttgtaatatattttccttATTGGTGTCCTGTCCTTGATTGCAGATTGAAGATTTTCCAAAGTCAGTTGTCAGCAATGTAGTAGAAGCATGGTCAATAGGAATGTtttgtcctgaagatgaagatactTTTAGGTTCTCAGAAGAAAAGTCTCCACTCGAGTCTTTATCTGATCTGGTAAAGTCCTCATCAGAACTTTCAGAcgaagagctgctgctactgctgttACTACTGTCATCATTTGAAGATCCACTGTTGCTTTTTCCATCTTCATCCACTTTTTGCACTTTGCTATTGACTTCATTTCCTCCATTCACCTGTTGATTTTGAATGTAAACAGGCTCTTCTATATGAGACGTTCCTTCTGCATTCTGATCAGCATTTTCTGGTATCTGTTCCTGTTCAGAGTCTTTGCTTCCAACTGCAACTCTTTCTTGTTCCAtctcacttgtttttttttttttttgttgttgttgttcttgtgtAGCTATATCTGAGAGTCTTGACATTGCTTTAGAGCGATTTACATATGATTTAGGGCACATAAAAAAGTTGTGCCCTTCCGCACCGCATAGTGAGCATATAGCTGTTTCTCTACACTCTTTTCCTTTGTGGCCAAAGGAACCACATTGCCAACATTTGATCTTCCCACAATCTTTGGCCTGGTGATTTTCTTCTTGGCAAGTAAAACATCTTGCCACTTGACCTTGATATGATATTTTACCATTGTGGGGGCCCAAATATATGGAGTTAGGAATGTGTAATTCTCTGCCATTACAGTCTCTCTTAAGTTTCACTTGATACTTCCTGATGCCATACCATAAACCAAACTTGTCGACTGGTTTGACTGCAGGtttcaaaatatcacaaaaacGATGCAAGTATGTTTCAACATCTTCGTCTGAAATTCTCCCCGTCCAAAACTTGACAATGATTGTTTTAACATCAAGGCTTACAGGTAAGAAAATCTGAAAATTCTCCCACTTTTTTGGGTTATTTCCATAGATTTCAAGAAAAATATGAATACCTCGTTCATTTCTGAAACACAGCTCGAAATCTCTCCTGTTTGGAAGGCTTATGAAAGAATAAATATCTTCTGCATGGAGCCAATGAGACTGGAATATCAAATCACCTACAAAGTCTCTGTTAGGAGGTTCACCTAAACCAGTAAAGGTGATTTTCACCCAGTATTTAACTTGGCGTTCACTATGTGCCATATGAGATGCCGTAATGGCACAACCGCCGAAGCGGTGACGTATAGCTTCAACAAGAAAACTTGGAAAGTATcactaaaaatgtatatatatatatatatatatatatatatatatatatatatatatatatatatatatatatatatatatatatatatatatatatatataaacgggAGAAACAATAATAAACTTGACATTAGACTGCAAACACCGCGAGGTGCTGCAGAGTAAAAGCACtgcgttctctctctgtgttttgactCTCAATTACCGCCCTTTCCTCTTCCGGAcatttttcttcttgttcttcaGTAGACAGAAAAAGAACGAATATCAACAATATTACAATGTCTGAGCCAGCCAAGTCTGCCCCGAAGAAGGAGCCAAGAAAGCTGTGACCAAGACGGCCGGAAAAAGAGGAAAGAAGCGTAAGCGCACCAGGAAGGAGAGCTATGCTATCTATGTGTACAAGGTGCTGAAGCAGGTTCACCCCGACACCGGAATCTCTTCCAAGGCCATGAACTCTTTCGTTTACGACATCTTCGAGCGCATCGCTGGTGAGGCTTCCCGTTTGGCTCATTACAACAAGCGCTCCACCATCACCTCCAGGGAGATCCAGACCGCCGTGCGCCTGCTTCTTCCTGGAGAGCTGGCCAAGCACACCGTGTCTGAGGGCACCAATGCCGTCACCAAGTACACCAGCTCCAAGTAACCAGTGaattagtgatgggaatttcagctctttttggggaaccggctctttcggctctttttggggaaccggctctttcggctctttttgggtaaccggctctttcggctcttaaatggctctttgttttaccacttatttccactggtacagaaccatattacctacattttacatgactatatgca from Hoplias malabaricus isolate fHopMal1 chromosome 5, fHopMal1.hap1, whole genome shotgun sequence encodes:
- the LOC136697996 gene encoding histone H2B 1/2-like gives rise to the protein MPQVCPEEGAKKAVTKTAGKRGKKRKRTRKESYAIYVYKVLKQVHPDTGISSKAMNSFVYDIFERIAGEASRLAHYNKRSTITSREIQTAVRLLLPGELAKHTVSEGTNAVTKYTSSK